CTTAAAGCTGATTGACGAGCTCACCTTCATCAGGAACTTGCAAGAGCATCCGCTTTAGACAAGGATATGCTCTACCATAGGCGTAGGTTTTTTCTGCATCGAAAGACTAAGGAGTGGTTTTTCCAAGCTGTTCCTCGACAGGGGTTattggaaagaaaagtaCAGGAGCTATATATTGAGAAAGATCCGGTTTTATTGATGCTTAATGAATTGACACGTCGTGCTTGTTGAGCCGAAGTTCGAAGCCAGATGACTTGTATATCGACGTTAAGTTGTTAGTTAGTCATTATAAGGTAGTACATATTATTCAAAGACTTCTGTGAAATGTACTGAACCAGACAGCTCAAACCCTAGGGGCGTCGTGCCCATCACCTTATACACTATGTTTTCAATGGACCATCTAGTTTGTCTTTTTGCACCGTATGGATTGCGTTCTCAATTAGCTATACGTAGTCGGAGCGACCGAGCGAGTAACTGTTAGTTAACATGATGTAAGCCTGCACATATGACAGGCTCTGATCCGTGTCTGACTTGTCCTGCTCAACAGCAAATATGAATAGATGCGTGGGAGATCGGTAATGACTCACGCAAGGATCTATCAGCCACCATTTACAGATGGCAACGAACATCAGCAAATATGGGGTGCAGGAACGAATGATGCCAGGCACGTACGAGAGCGATAGAATCGGCTTTAAACAATTCAGGCCAATCTCCGAAAAGAAAGCCATCCGAACTCCGCGCCACACTCccatcgtcctcgtcgTTTTCGGCATTTCGGCGatatctcctccccctctctccAGCCTGCTCACCCTCGCGCAAAACCTCAACGACGAACAGCAAAACTACcgctcttccatccctcaAGTCTTTACATCCCCCAAACACCGACCAAAAATGGCCCAGCGAGTCACTCTCCGCAAGCGACAGCCTTACAACACCACCTCCAACAGGAGGAGGGTCGTCAAGACTCCCGGAGGCAAGTTGGTCGTCCACcacttgaagaagattgctGTAAGTTTACTACCGGTCCAAAAATTCGACACATTGCAAGAACGATGGATAGGGCGAAGGGATGATATGGGAGGATGCTAGGAGCTGTGTCAAGGAGGGGACAATGAAGACATCGAAGAGGGGAAATGCTGATGCTGTCGTTATGATAGTCTGCCCCCAAGTGCGGTGACTGTGGTCTCGCTCTCCCTGGTGTACGTATCATCATTTACGTTTTTGCTGTTGTTCTTATACTGATAACCATTCCAGATCCCCGTCCTCCGACCTCGTCAATGTTAGTATCATAATTTCAACAAATTTGGCAAGGGATAAGCGCAAGGTGCTGACTAGGGAATTTTAGACGCTACCCTTTCCAAGCGTCAAAAGACCGTCAACAGGGCTTACGGTGGTTCTTGCTGCGCTCCCTGCGTTAAGCAGCGGTATGTTGCCATCATCGTCAATTCAGGGACCTGACTGACGGATATTgcatttttttctcaatTCCTAcctcaaaaacaaaacaatacatccttttcccccaATTAGAATCACCCGAGCTTTCTTGATCGAGGAGGCTACCATTGTCAAGCGAATGCTCAAGGACAAGGCCGCTGCTAGGAAGTAGATGGAGTACTAGCGGATAGGGGGTGCCATGAGGACGGATGTATCATTTCGGCATGACCTCGGATCTTAATTTTTTGCGTGTCCACTGCGTTTTGGGTTGGTGTATTGTGTTGTGGCAAGTGAACGTGtcaaggtggaggagaataTGCTGGGACCATGCGTGGAAGTATGGGAAGCTGGTGGTGCTTGGGCTGATGGACGGATGCGCCCTCCAACGGCAAACTAACTTTTAAGCTGCTTGCTAACATCTTGCCCCACCAACCATTCACAGACATTGTACTTAGGATATAACTGGTAATAGTTCCTCGAATTTCCAAACTCCTAAGTCATTCGGAATTCAAATCTTGTCGACCAATGTATCAGGATCGTATTGTACGCAGGACACGGCATGGCACAGACTTCGATATCCATTACTGATTTGAGGATACGCTCCCAGGAAACTCTCATTCTATACGAACTTGGCCGTTTAATATGGGCTTTCGAAGCAAGGAAACTGTGCTCGCCAGTGGACTACACGTCAGCCATTTGCTGGTGTTGGGTTAAACCGAGCATTTTCAGTCAGTCATGATTCTCCAACATTACGCAATACCACCAAATCGAAGACTAATCCACGGACTTCTGTGGTAGCACCTTGGCTTTCCATACAATCTGAGATATCTCATGCATTGTTACTGATTCCTCATGCAAATCATTATGCAAATCATTAACCGCAGAGCCCAAAATTATCTTCACTTGCCCAAAATTTCTGATCCCAACTTCTCCCTCAAAGACCCAAGATTAACCGCATCTTCCACCGCGTTGGTCGCTCCATTAACAACCTCTAAGAGGCACCACCTAGGAAACTTTTCGCCTTCATATACCACGCCCTCTCCTGCGGGCCGGGTATGTATGGCTGTCACGCTCGTTGATGAGCTTattgatgaggatggatggaaggagagaagcaTAGTGCCCAATAATGGGTTTGGTACTGCAATGAAAGATGTTCTGTTGGTAGGAGAAAGTTGTCTGTCCGACTTTGGAAGGATGTTAGGG
This DNA window, taken from Cryptococcus deuterogattii R265 chromosome 3, complete sequence, encodes the following:
- a CDS encoding 50S small subunit ribosomal protein L34e, which gives rise to MATNISKYGVQERMMPGTYESDRIGFKQFRPISEKKAIRTPRHTPIVLVVFGISAISPPPLSSLLTLAQNLNDEQQNYRSSIPQVFTSPKHRPKMAQRVTLRKRQPYNTTSNRRRVVKTPGGKLVVHHLKKIASAPKCGDCGLALPGIPVLRPRQYATLSKRQKTVNRAYGGSCCAPCVKQRITRAFLIEEATIVKRMLKDKAAARK